In Streptomyces sp. NBC_01231, the sequence ACAACACCCTGATCCGCGAGATCCACGGCTGGGAACCCTCGATCGCCCTGGCCGACGGTCTGGAGAGGACCTACGCCTGGGTCTACGACCAGGTCAAGCGCTCCCACCAGTGACACCCGACCGAGTATCAGGACACAGAGAACCGATGAGGATCCTCGTCCACGACTACAGCGGCCACCCGTTCCAGGCCCAACTGAGCCGGGAACTGGCGCGACGTGGCCACGATGTCGTCCACTCGACCTGTACGGCGTACGTCTCCGGCAAGGGCAACCTCGCCTCAGACGTCCCCGGCCTCCGTTTCGTCACCATCGGGGACAGCACCGCGCTGCGGAAGGAGGCCTACTTCCACCGGCTCCGCCAGGAGACGCTGCTGGGTCTCGAACTCGCCCGCCAGGTGCGGCGCGAGAGGCCCGATGTGGCGCTGCTGTCCAACCTGCCCATTCCGGTGCTGGTCGTGGCGGCGGCCGTGCTGCGGCGGCTGCGCATCCCGTGGGTGCTGTGGCACCAGGACGTGACCGCCGTCGCGCTGAAGAGCTTCGCCGCCGCCGACGTCGCGAAGTCGATGGGCGTCGCCGCCAGGGTCTTCGGGGCGGGCGAGAAGTGGTCGGCGCGCCGGGCATCGGCCATCGTGGTGATCGCCGAGTCCTTCGTGCGGATCCACCGGCAGTGGGGCACCTCCGGCAAGGTCACCGTCATTCCCAACTGGGCGCCGCTGGACGAGATCGTCCCGGTGGCCCGGGCCAACGCCTGGTCGGACGAGCAGGGCCTGAGCGGCGTGCGGACCCTGCTGTACTCCGGCACCCTGGGCCTGAAGCACAACCCGGTGCTGCTGGTGCGGTTGGCCGAACGGTTGCGTGACCGCGGCACTGCGGTACGTCTCGTCGTCGTCAACGACGGCCCGGCCGTGCCCGTCCTCAGGGAGGCCGCGGCCACCCGCGGCGTCGACCTGACGCTGCTGCCCTTCCAGCCCTACGAGCGGCTGCCCGAGGTGCTGGGCTCGGGCGATCTCCTCGTCGTTCTCCTGGCGGCGGACGCGGGGGAGTTCTCGGTCCCGTCCAAGACCCTGTCCTATCTGTGCGCCGGACGCCCCGTCCTCGGGCTGATGCCCGCCGACAACCTGGCCTCGCAGCTGCTCCATCAGGCCGGGTCGGCTGTCTTCCCACCGGAGGAGTCCTCACTCGACGACGCCTCCGCCTGGGTCCAGCAGATCCTCTCCGACCCGGCGCGGGCCGAGTCGCTGGGCAAGGAGAGCCGCGCCCTGGCCGAGCGGGAGTTCGCCCTGGAGGACTGCGCCTCCCGCTTCGAGGACATCCTGCGGGCGGTGAGCCGGGCCCCCGCGCGCTGAGGGAGTGTGTTCGTGTGGGTGCCGGCCACCTCGGACTCGCCGTCGGTCGGGCGGGTCCGGGGTGGCCGGCACCCTCAGCGCCCCGTCACCCGTGTCCAGGTCGGTCCCGGTAGATGTTCTCCAGCTGATCCACGACCGCACGGATGGAGAAGACCTCGTCGATCGCGCGGCGGCCGGCCTCGGCAAGCCTGAGGCGCAGCGCCTCGTCGACGAGCAGGGCGGACACCCCGTCGGCCATGGCCTCCGGGCTCCCGTCGGTCACCAGTGCGGCTTGTCTGCGCGCGAGTTCGGCGGCGATGCCGCTGCTGTCCGTGCAGACGACCGGTGTTCCCTCGGCCAGCGCCTCCAGGACCGTCATCGGGAACGGCTCGTGCACGCTCGGAAGGACGTACACGGTGGCTCTCCGGTAGGCCTCCAGCGCCGCGGAGTGCGCCAGCGCGCCGCCGTAGGAGACCACGTCGGTCAGCCCGCGGTCCGCGATGAGCCGGTTCACCGCCGGGAGGGATCCCTCGTCCGCTCCGTAGAGCGTGAACCGTGCCTCGGGGATCTCCTTGTGGACCAGGGCCGCCATCTCGACGAACGCCTCGGGGCGTTTGCGCGGGTGCAGCCGGGCGAGGAAGACCACCTCGTGGTCGTCCCTCAGCCGGGTGCCCGGCCCGTCACCGGCCGTGCGCAGACCGTTGGGCAGTGACACCAGCGGTGGGCCGTCCGGGCCCAGCACCTCGGTCAGGGCCCGCCGCTCGCGCTCGGTGAGCACCAGGCAGCAGCGTGCGCGGCGCAGCAGAGGAACGTACAGACGGTCGAAGACACGCGCGACGGCACCGGTACGGGGCTCGACCATGCCGTGCGTCTGGGTGACGAAGTCCTTGCGCCGCAACCGGGCGACGGCGAACGCGGCGAGCGAGACCAGGTCCCGGCCCGCATGGAGGTGAACGATGTCGGCGCGCCCCATGGCCCGCCACAGGTCACGCACCAGCAGGGGATGCATGAGTCCGAGACATCCCCGGCCCGGGACGAAGCGCCACGCAGGGCGGGAGACGAAACCGACGGCCCCGATGCGCTGCGAAGCCCGTGTCCGGCCTCGCCACAGCGACACCAGCGTCACGTCGTGACCGCGTTCGGCGCACTCCTCCAGTTGGGCGACGGCGACGCTCGTCGGGCCGCCGAAGGCCCCGTCGTCGCTGACCAGCGTGACCACATGGACCAGTCTCATGCCCTGCCCCCCTTCGCGGACGCGGACGAAGCCGTGGCCGGCGTACCGCGCACGGTCAGGACGGAGTCCGGTGCGAGGTCCTGGTGGGCGACGGCGCCCGCGCCGACCACCGCGCCCCGGCCGATGGTGACGCCGCGCAGCACGACCGCGCGGGCCGCGACCCAGCTGCCCGGCTCCAGCCGGATGGGGCCGTTGTCGAACTCGAAGGTGGCGCACCGACGAAGATGGCTGCCGGTGCACAGCAGCGCGCTCTGCGAGACGCAGCAGTCGCTGCCGATCGTGACCGGTTCGAGGTTGAGGATCCAGGCGTCCTCGCCGACCCACACGTCGTCGCCGACGTCGAGCTTCCACGGCCAGTGGATCCGCACCCCTCGCCGGATCAGTACCCGCTGTCCGACGCGGGCGCCGAAGGCGCGCAACAGGACCGGCCGCAGGCGGGCCGGGAACCACCACTTGACGAAGAACAGATGGAGAGCGGCGAACCAGGCCGCCTGCACCAGCAGGGGTCGCCCCTTGTCGTACCCGGCACCGGTGAAGCCCCGAAGGGTTCGCGCCACGACGGGTCGGTGCGTCGTCTCCCCTACGGCGTCATCCGGGTGCGGGGCGACTGCGGGGTGTGCCACAGCGGGCTGTTCGGCTGTGGTCTGTGCGGCTGCGGTCTGTGCCATGACGGTGTCCCTTCCCGGGGCCCAAGACGTCCACGTCCGGGATCCTTCACGTCCCAGGGGACGGATCACCCGCGATCACTGCGTGTTGGCGGCAGACCTGCCCGGATGGAGGATCTACGCCGAGGGGCGTGCCGTCCGGCCGACGGCACGCCCCTCGGGGACACCTCCGCACTCAGTAGGCTCCTTGACCGTCCAGCACCGCGCGTACGGTGCGGACCATGACGTTCATGTCGCCGGCCAGCGACCAGTTGTCGACGTAGCGCAGGTCGAGCGCGACGGTTTCCCGCCAGGACAGATCCGACCGTCCGCTCACCTGCCACAACCCGGTCAGGCCCGGTTTGACGTTGAGCCGGCGCATCTCCATCCCGTTGTACTTGACGACCTCCTCGGGCACCGGGGGGCGTGGGCCGACCAGGGACATGTGGCCGAACAGGATGTTGAACAGCTGGGGCAGTTCGTCCAGCGAGAAGCGGCGCAGGACGCGCCCCACGGGGGTGACCCGAGGGTCCCGGCGCATCTTGAACATGTGCCCGTCGTTCTCGTTCTGCGCCTCCAGCCCGCTCTTGAGCCGGTCCGCGTCGACCACCATCGTGCGGAACTTCCACATGGCGAACGGCGTCATGTTCCAGCCGACCCGGGTCTGGCGGTAGAGAGCGGGGCCTGGTGAGCCGAGCCGGACCGCCAGCGCCAACCCGAGCAGCAGCGGCGAGAGCATGACGATCAACACCAGGGCGCACACCCGGTCCACCGCGGACTTCGCCAGCGTGTGCACACCGCGCTGCGGCGGCGGTGCGATGTGCAGCAGGGTGAGACCGGCCGCCGAGGTCAGCTGCACCCGTCGACGTGCCACGTCGACGATGCCGGGCAGCACCATGAGCGAGCGGCCCCTGTCGTGGAGCATCCAGGACAGCCGGCGCACCCGCTCGCCGGACATGTACCGACCCGGAGCCACGAAGACCAGGTCGGCCGCCAGTTCGTCGGCCGCCCCGAGCACGGCCGTGGCGTCCTCCTCGGGCGCCTCGGGCTCCTCGCAGGGCAGCCGCACGCACACCGGAACCCCGGAGCGCACGTCACCCTCGCCCACCGGGCAGGATCCGACGATCACGTACTCGTGGTCGGTGCGCTGGGCCAGCTGCTCGACCACGGCGTCCACCGTCGTGGGCTCACCCACGACGACCACGTGGCGCAGTGCGCGGGCTTCCCGGCGCGCTGCCAGCAGATGACGGTGAATCATCTTCTGGCAGACGCCCGTGAGGACCAGTGCGGGGATCAGTGCCGTGAACGCCTCGGCCGGCACGCTGTCCAGTCCGCAGACCACACGGAGCGTCGCCAGGGCGCCGACCAGGACCAGCCAGTCCCGTACGACGGCCCTCAGACCGCCATTGTCGCCCCAGGCCAAGGACGTGTACCGCTTGCTCATCACGCCGATCAGCGGCCACAGCAGGGCCGCGGCGGCCGCCAGGCGCAACGGGTGGGGTTCGTGGACCTCCACGATCGCCGCCGCGACCGGCAAGGCCGCGGCAAACAGGTCCACACACACCGAGAAGGGGCAGTACCAACGTGCCCGGGTCTCCGCACGGTAGACGGGGCGGCGCGCCATGGAAACTGGCGCCTGCCGGGACATCGCGATTTTGAACCGCCGCATGGTCGCCTCTCGACCCCCAATCACAGATCACGGGCGCACCGCGTGCACGACAGTCGCGCGCGGTCACGCCCTTCGATGTGATTCTTATATCATTAGATGGGTAGCAATATCGTACTTTTATGCCGCTCGACGTGTGGCTATCCGCGTCACCGCAGGACGAGATCTCCCGCCCGGACGAGGCCGCCGCGGACACGGCAAGGCAGGCCGGCGCCTCGCGCTCCACCACGGTTTGGGGCACGGTGGACTGAGGCGCGCAGACGCGCCCGACACAGGTGAAGCCGCCGTCACCGCGGAGAGGAGCCCCGCATGTCGAACCACACGTATCGGGTCACGGAGATCGTCGGCACCTCGCCCGACGGCGTCGACCAGGCCGTCCGCAACGGCATCGCTCGTGCGTCACAGACCCTCCGCAACCTCGACTGGTTCGAGATCACCCAGGTACGGGGCCAGATCGAGGACGGGCAGGTGGCGCACTGGCAGGTCGGCCTGAAGGTCGGTTTCCGGCTGGACGAGTCGGACTGACGCCGCCCGCGTACCGACGGCGCCTCAGGTCCGCCCCTCCCGCTCCTGCGCCACCTTGAGCTCCGCGGACTGGGCCGCCCAGCGTGCTCGTACGACCCGGAAGCCCGCCCGTTCGGCGTCCTCGCACACCAGCTCGTCGTCGTCCACGAGCACCCGGACCTCCCGGGTGCCGGCGAGCCGGCGGAGAATCTCCAGCTTGGTGCGCCGGGCGGGCCTGCGGTCGTTGTCGCGCCGCATGTACACGCGCCCTTCGGGGAGGCCCTGTGCGGCGAGCCAGGCGAGCGTGTCGCGCCGACAGCGCTCGGGCCGTCCGGTGAGGTAGACGACCTCGCACTCCCGAGCGCTCTCCAGGGCCAGCGCGACGCCCTCGGCGATCGGCGGATCCTGCGGCGCGGCGCCGAAGAAGCCGTCCCAGTCGCGCGGCTTTCGCTCCAGGAACCGCTGCCGGTGCGCCGTGTCGGCAAGGGTGTTGTCCAGGTCGAACACGGCGAGCGGAAGACTGTGGCTGTCGGTCACGGGTTCCACCCTAGACACCCCGGCGACGGCTTCAAGCTCGGTGTCGGCAGCCGGGTCGCCCGCGGTGGCCCACGCCCCGCGAAACAGCGTGTCGTCCAAGAGCACGGCGCCCGGCGTCACGGACAACGGCGACGCGGGCGCACTCGCCCTGACCCGCAACTCCACGTAGGGCGACGGGCGTACGGGCTTCGATGCCGACGTGTCAGGCGGCGGTGGGCACCCCGGCGTCACCGCGTGATCACCGCAGGCCGCATGCTTCTCCCATGCCTTCGACGCCCCGAACGCCACTGACCGGCTCCGCCTCCTGCACGCTCGTCGTCTGCCGGGGCTGCTGCTGCGGCAACGCCCGCAAGCAGCCCGGCACCGACCCGGCCTGGCAACTGGAGCTGCTGCGGGCCGGCGCGGCCGAACACGGCTTCCGGGTCCGTACGACCGACTGCCTGGGCCCCTGCGACCAGGCCAACGTGATCGTGGTCCGCCCGTCGGCGGCCGGACGCCGGGCCGGCGGGCGGGCCGTGTGGATCGGGTTCGTCATGGACGACGAAAGCACCGAGGAGGTCGTGCGGTGGGCGGCGGCCGGCGGACCCGGTGTCGCCGAGCCGCCGCTCACGCTGGAGTTGCAGTTCATCCGGCCACCCCGGGACGCGCGCGTCCGGTCCCGGCGTTGAGAATCCTCCAGTTGAGGAACCTCCCGCCGGGAAGCCACCAATTGTTAATGGGATCCATTTTCATGTAGCGTCTCGGTGCTCACCCACCGAGGAGGTTCGTCATGGCTGTCCCCAAGCGGAAGATGTCCCGCAGCAACACCCGCCACCGCCGCGCGCAGTGGAAGGCCGCCACGCCCACACTGGCGCCCGTCACGATCGAGGGCGTCCGTCACCTCGTACCGCAGAACCTGGTCAGGGCGTACGAGCGCGGGCTGCTGCGCCCCGAGGGCTGAGCCGGAGGGCGGCCGATCCGATCCCCGCCCGGCGCACCTACCGCGCCGACGGGGCCTGCGAGCACGAGCACGAGGTGGCGGCCTCAGTGGTGTAGAAGTGGCGGCGGACCCGGCGCAGCCACGCCTGAGCCGGGGCCTCGTCGGGCTCCTGCGGCAGCACGCTACGGGTCTCGTCGAAGGCGGACTCGTAGCGGCGGAGCAGGGGCAGCGCGGCCGACGGGTCGGCGGCCACCCGGTCACCGAAGGCGTGGTACTCCTCGGGGTCCTCGATGCGGATCTCCAGCCGGCCGGTGGTGTACAGCTCCAGACCCTGGTGACACAGCCGCTTCAGGTGCCGGGCGTGCTTCGCCGTACGCCTCCGCGAATCCGCCGGGAACGAGCCGTCGCCGCGGTTCTCCAGTCGGCGGAACTGCTGGGTGGCGTAACCGAGATAGGCGTCCCGGACGCGCTTCGCGCACAGGAACGACGTACGGATGCCGATGAGTTCCTCGCCCAGCGGGGTCCGAAGCTCGTACAGCTCGTCCGGGAGCCACACCAGCTCCATCACGGTCGGGTTGCCGCCGAGGGCGAGCCGGCACCACTTCGCGGCCTCGTGCAGGGTGCGGTCCGGTGCCGTGGTGACGTGGGACTCCTTCGGGCCGCGCAGACCGTGCAGGTCGGTGGTGGGCGCGGCGAAGAGGCCGAGGCGGTCGACATCGGAGCCGGCGTGGGCGAGTCCGTACGCGGTGGAGCCGACGACGCCGGACAGCAGGACGTTCGGGACGGTCACGGTCGGCCGCCTTCCTTGGGTGTGACGAGATGGACGTGCGGCCGCCGCGGAGGGTGTGTCCCATTGTGCTGACCAGCGATGTCACGGTCACCCGGTTTTCCTGGGCCCCGTCGGGTCGGCCTCGGACGGGAATGCCTCCGCCCGCCACGCGTTGAACCCCGTGTGAGCTCCGTGATCGCCGCCACCCGTTTCTCCGTCCTCGACCGTTCCCGGACCCGACAGGGCCATACGAACGCCGAGGCACTGCGCGACACCGTGCGCATGGCGCGGGAGCTGGAGGCGCTGGGCTACCACCGGTTCTGGGTGTCGGAGCACCACGGGGTGCCCGGGGTCGCCGGTTCCGCACCGACCGTGCTGGCCGCCGCGGTGGCCGCCGCGACCGAGCGGATCCGGGTCGGCACCGGCGGGGTGATGCTGCCCAACCACCAACCCCTGGTGGTGGCCGAGCAGTTCGGAGTGCTGGAGTCCCTCTTCCCCGGGCGGATCGACATGGGGCTCGGCCGTTCCGTGGGTTTCACCGACGGGGTCCGCAGGGCGCTGGGGCGCGACAAGGACGTGGCCGACGATTTCGCGGCCCAGCTCGACGACCTGCTCGGCTGGTTCCTGGGCACGTCCCCCACGGGCGTTCACGCGCGCCCCGCCGAGGGGCTGACCGTGCCGCCGTTCGTCCTGGCCATGGGCGAGGGCGCGACGATCGCGGCCCGCGCCGGGCTGCCCATGGTCATCGGCGACCTGCGCGACCGCGAGAAGATGCGGCGCGGCATCGACCAGTACCGCACGCGGTTTCGCCCCTCGCCCTGGGCGGGGGAGCCGTACGTCGTCGTCTCGGGCACCATCGCGGTGTCCGCCACGCCCGAGGAGGCCCGGCGGCTGCTGATCCCCGAGGCCTGGTCGATGGCGTACTCGCGCACCCGCGGCACCTTCCCGCCGCTACCGCCCGCCGAGCACGTCGAGGCACTGACGATGACCGGGAAGGAGCGCGGCTTCTACGAGTCCGGGCTGACCGGGCACATCGCCGGCACCGAGGAGCAGGTCGCGCACGAGCTGGAGACGGTGCTGAAGGAGACGGGAGCCCAGGAGGTCCTGGTCACCACCAGCGGCTACGACCGCGCGGCCCTGCTGGACTCCTATCGGCGGCTGGCCCGGATCACCGCCGGCTGAGCACTGGAACGTCCATGTCGCCCGGGTCGCCCGGGTCGCCCTGCCTCGCACACGGCGGCCCCTCGCACCGCGCCGCCCGCCGGGCGACCGGCCACTGGTTCGCATAGGATCGCGGGGTTTGTCCTCGGCTCGGCCAGAAGATCCGTACGGAGCGCCCCCTCATGCCCGACTCGCACGGCCCCTACGTGCCCCACTCGCACGACCCGTACGTCCGCGTTCGCGGTGCCCGTGAGCACAACCTCCAGGACGTGGACGTCGACATCCCGCGGGACGTGCTGGCCGTGTTCACAGGCGTGTCGGGCTCGGGGAAGTCGTCGCTGGCGTTCGGCACGATCTACGCCGAGGCGCAGCGGCGCTACTTCGAGTCGGTCGCGCCGTACGCGCGCCGGCTGATCCACCAGGTCGGAGCGCCGAAGGTCGGTGAGATCAGCGGTCTGCCGCCCGCCGTGTCGCTCCAACAGCGCCGATCGGCGCCGACGTCCCGTTCCTCGGTCGGCACAGTGACCAATCTGTCGAACTCCCTGCGGATGCTGTACTCCCGGGCCGGTGACTACCCGCCGGGCGCCGAGCGGCTGGACTCGGACTCCTTCTCCCCCAACACGACTGTCGGGGCCTGTCCGGAGTGCCACGGGCTGGGCCGCGTGCACCGTACGACGGAGAAGTCGCTGGTCCCCGACCCCTCGTTGTCGATCCGCGACGGCGCCGTCGCCGCCTGGCCGGGCGCCTGGCAGGGCAAGAACCTGCGGGACATCCTCGACGCGCTCGGGTACGACGTCGACCGGCCCTGGCGGGAGCTGCCCGCCGGGCAGCGGGAGTGGATCCTGTTCACGGACGAGCAGCCGGTCGTCACCGTGCACCCGGTCCGGGACGCCGAGCGCATCCAACGGCCCTACCAGGGCACGTACATGAGCGCCCGGCGGTACGTGATGAAGACGTTCGCGGACTCGAAGAGCCCCACGCTGCGGGCCAGAGCCGAGCGTTTCCTCACCAGCGCGCCCTGCGCGGCCTGCGGCGGCAGCAGACTGCGTCCCGAGGCGATGGCGGTGACCTTCACGGGCCGCACGATCGCCGACCTGGCGGCCCTGCCGTTGGCGGAACTGGCGGCGGCTCTCGAAGCGGGCGCCTCGGAGGCGGCCCGGGTGCTCACCGCCGACCTCAGGTCCCGTATCGCATCCGTGGTCGAGCTCGGCCTCGGCTACCTCAGCCTCGACCGGGCCACGCCCACCCTCTCGGCGGGCGAACTGCAACGACTGCGCCTGGCCACCCAGTTGCGGTCCGGACTCTTCGGAGTCGTGTACGTCCTCGACGAACCGTCCGCCGGACTGCACCCGGCGGACACGGAGGCGCTGCTGACGGTTCTCGCGCGACTGAAGGCGGCGGGCAACTCGGTGTTCGTGGTGGAGCACCACCTCGATGTCGTACGCGGTGCCGACTGGCTGGTGGACGTGGGGCCGCAGGCCGGCGAGCACGGCGGGCGGGTGCTGCACAGCGGGCCGGTGGCGGAGCTGGCCGGTGTCGCGGAGTCGGCGACGGCCCGTTTCCTGTTCGACCGGTCCCCCGCGCCCGACCGCGAAGTACGCCCGGCACGCGGTGAGTTGAAGGTCGGTCCGGTCACCCGGCACAACCTGCGCGGCGTGACGGCCGGCTTCCCGCTCGGCGTGCTCACCGCGGTCACGGGCGTCTCCGGGTCAGGCAAGTCCACGCTCATCGGGGAGATCACGGAGGACCTGCCGGGCGTGCGGCGGCTGGTGTCGGTCGACCAGAAACCCATCGGACGCACCCCGCGCTCCAACCTGGCCACGTACACAGGCCTGTTCGACGTGGTACGGAAGGTCTTCGCGGCCACCGACGAGGCCCGCTCCAGGGGTTACGGCGTCGGCCGCTTCTCCTTCAACGTGCCCGGTGGGCGCTGCGAGACCTGCCAGGGCGAGGGATACGTGACCGTCGAGCTGTTGTTCCTGCCGAGCACCTACGCCCCCTGCCCGGACTGCGGCGGGGCGCGCTACAACCCCGAGACGCTCGAAGTCACGTACCGGGGACGGAACATCGCGCAGGTGCTCGACCTCACCGTCGAGGCGGCGGCGGAGTTCTTCGCCGACACCCCGGCCGTGGCCCGCAGCCTCGGCGCGCTGCTGGATGTCGGTCTCGGCTACCCACGCCTGGGCCAGCCGGCGACCGAGCTGTCCGGCGGGGAGGCCCAACGCATCAAGCTGGCCAGCGAGTTGCAGCGTGGGCGCCGCGGCCACACCCTCTACCTCCTCGACGAGCCGACGAGCGGTCTGCACCCGGCCGACATCGAGGTCCTGATGGGCCGGCTGCACGCGCTCGTCGACGCCGGGCACACGGTGGTCGTCGTCGAGCACGACATGGCGGTCGTCGCGGGCGCGGACTGGGTGATCGACCTCGGGCCGGGTGGCGGTGAGGCGGGCGGACGGATCGTGGCGACGGGGCCGCCGGCGGAGGTGGCGCGGACGGAGGGGAGCACTACGGCCGCGTATCTGAGGCGGGCGCTTTCCCGGCAGGGCTGACGCGCCCGATACGACTGCCAGGAGGGTCTGCCTGTCCCGTACTGTGGCCGGCCTCTCCCGCACTGCGGCCGGCCCCTCCCCCGCCGCGACTTGCCTCTCGCCCGCCGCGGCTCGCCTCTCCCGCGCGAGGGTTCGCCCAGTGCACGACGGCGACGGCCGAGAGGGCGACCGCGAGTCCGAGGGCGGTCTGCGCGGTGAACGGTTCGTCGAACATGGCTGCGCCCCAGACGGTCGTGACGGGCGCCATCAGGAACATCAGCGTGTTGACCCGGGTGACTCCGGAACGCCGCAGCACCAGCCAGTAGAGCCCGTATCCGCCGAAGGTCGAGAGCGTGACGAGCCACCCGATCGCGATCCAGAAGGACGAGGCGGAGGGCGGTTCGGCCACCCCGGTCGCGAGGGCGGCGCCGGTGAAGACGAGGGCGCTGGTGGCGCAGTGGACGGTCATCGACACGGTGGGCGTGACCCGCGTACGGGAACGCTGTTCGAGGAACGTGGCCGCCACCAGCGACAGCATCCCCGCGAACGGCACC encodes:
- a CDS encoding glycosyltransferase family 4 protein — encoded protein: MRILVHDYSGHPFQAQLSRELARRGHDVVHSTCTAYVSGKGNLASDVPGLRFVTIGDSTALRKEAYFHRLRQETLLGLELARQVRRERPDVALLSNLPIPVLVVAAAVLRRLRIPWVLWHQDVTAVALKSFAAADVAKSMGVAARVFGAGEKWSARRASAIVVIAESFVRIHRQWGTSGKVTVIPNWAPLDEIVPVARANAWSDEQGLSGVRTLLYSGTLGLKHNPVLLVRLAERLRDRGTAVRLVVVNDGPAVPVLREAAATRGVDLTLLPFQPYERLPEVLGSGDLLVVLLAADAGEFSVPSKTLSYLCAGRPVLGLMPADNLASQLLHQAGSAVFPPEESSLDDASAWVQQILSDPARAESLGKESRALAEREFALEDCASRFEDILRAVSRAPAR
- a CDS encoding glycosyltransferase, with translation MRLVHVVTLVSDDGAFGGPTSVAVAQLEECAERGHDVTLVSLWRGRTRASQRIGAVGFVSRPAWRFVPGRGCLGLMHPLLVRDLWRAMGRADIVHLHAGRDLVSLAAFAVARLRRKDFVTQTHGMVEPRTGAVARVFDRLYVPLLRRARCCLVLTERERRALTEVLGPDGPPLVSLPNGLRTAGDGPGTRLRDDHEVVFLARLHPRKRPEAFVEMAALVHKEIPEARFTLYGADEGSLPAVNRLIADRGLTDVVSYGGALAHSAALEAYRRATVYVLPSVHEPFPMTVLEALAEGTPVVCTDSSGIAAELARRQAALVTDGSPEAMADGVSALLVDEALRLRLAEAGRRAIDEVFSIRAVVDQLENIYRDRPGHG
- a CDS encoding putative colanic acid biosynthesis acetyltransferase, translated to MAQTAAAQTTAEQPAVAHPAVAPHPDDAVGETTHRPVVARTLRGFTGAGYDKGRPLLVQAAWFAALHLFFVKWWFPARLRPVLLRAFGARVGQRVLIRRGVRIHWPWKLDVGDDVWVGEDAWILNLEPVTIGSDCCVSQSALLCTGSHLRRCATFEFDNGPIRLEPGSWVAARAVVLRGVTIGRGAVVGAGAVAHQDLAPDSVLTVRGTPATASSASAKGGRA
- a CDS encoding sugar transferase codes for the protein MDLFAAALPVAAAIVEVHEPHPLRLAAAAALLWPLIGVMSKRYTSLAWGDNGGLRAVVRDWLVLVGALATLRVVCGLDSVPAEAFTALIPALVLTGVCQKMIHRHLLAARREARALRHVVVVGEPTTVDAVVEQLAQRTDHEYVIVGSCPVGEGDVRSGVPVCVRLPCEEPEAPEEDATAVLGAADELAADLVFVAPGRYMSGERVRRLSWMLHDRGRSLMVLPGIVDVARRRVQLTSAAGLTLLHIAPPPQRGVHTLAKSAVDRVCALVLIVMLSPLLLGLALAVRLGSPGPALYRQTRVGWNMTPFAMWKFRTMVVDADRLKSGLEAQNENDGHMFKMRRDPRVTPVGRVLRRFSLDELPQLFNILFGHMSLVGPRPPVPEEVVKYNGMEMRRLNVKPGLTGLWQVSGRSDLSWRETVALDLRYVDNWSLAGDMNVMVRTVRAVLDGQGAY
- a CDS encoding dodecin family protein — its product is MSNHTYRVTEIVGTSPDGVDQAVRNGIARASQTLRNLDWFEITQVRGQIEDGQVAHWQVGLKVGFRLDESD
- a CDS encoding (2Fe-2S) ferredoxin domain-containing protein, which produces MPSTPRTPLTGSASCTLVVCRGCCCGNARKQPGTDPAWQLELLRAGAAEHGFRVRTTDCLGPCDQANVIVVRPSAAGRRAGGRAVWIGFVMDDESTEEVVRWAAAGGPGVAEPPLTLELQFIRPPRDARVRSRR
- the rpmF gene encoding 50S ribosomal protein L32, encoding MAVPKRKMSRSNTRHRRAQWKAATPTLAPVTIEGVRHLVPQNLVRAYERGLLRPEG
- a CDS encoding nucleotidyltransferase domain-containing protein, coding for MTVPNVLLSGVVGSTAYGLAHAGSDVDRLGLFAAPTTDLHGLRGPKESHVTTAPDRTLHEAAKWCRLALGGNPTVMELVWLPDELYELRTPLGEELIGIRTSFLCAKRVRDAYLGYATQQFRRLENRGDGSFPADSRRRTAKHARHLKRLCHQGLELYTTGRLEIRIEDPEEYHAFGDRVAADPSAALPLLRRYESAFDETRSVLPQEPDEAPAQAWLRRVRRHFYTTEAATSCSCSQAPSAR
- a CDS encoding LLM class flavin-dependent oxidoreductase, coding for MSSVIAATRFSVLDRSRTRQGHTNAEALRDTVRMARELEALGYHRFWVSEHHGVPGVAGSAPTVLAAAVAAATERIRVGTGGVMLPNHQPLVVAEQFGVLESLFPGRIDMGLGRSVGFTDGVRRALGRDKDVADDFAAQLDDLLGWFLGTSPTGVHARPAEGLTVPPFVLAMGEGATIAARAGLPMVIGDLRDREKMRRGIDQYRTRFRPSPWAGEPYVVVSGTIAVSATPEEARRLLIPEAWSMAYSRTRGTFPPLPPAEHVEALTMTGKERGFYESGLTGHIAGTEEQVAHELETVLKETGAQEVLVTTSGYDRAALLDSYRRLARITAG
- a CDS encoding excinuclease ABC subunit UvrA, with protein sequence MPDSHGPYVPHSHDPYVRVRGAREHNLQDVDVDIPRDVLAVFTGVSGSGKSSLAFGTIYAEAQRRYFESVAPYARRLIHQVGAPKVGEISGLPPAVSLQQRRSAPTSRSSVGTVTNLSNSLRMLYSRAGDYPPGAERLDSDSFSPNTTVGACPECHGLGRVHRTTEKSLVPDPSLSIRDGAVAAWPGAWQGKNLRDILDALGYDVDRPWRELPAGQREWILFTDEQPVVTVHPVRDAERIQRPYQGTYMSARRYVMKTFADSKSPTLRARAERFLTSAPCAACGGSRLRPEAMAVTFTGRTIADLAALPLAELAAALEAGASEAARVLTADLRSRIASVVELGLGYLSLDRATPTLSAGELQRLRLATQLRSGLFGVVYVLDEPSAGLHPADTEALLTVLARLKAAGNSVFVVEHHLDVVRGADWLVDVGPQAGEHGGRVLHSGPVAELAGVAESATARFLFDRSPAPDREVRPARGELKVGPVTRHNLRGVTAGFPLGVLTAVTGVSGSGKSTLIGEITEDLPGVRRLVSVDQKPIGRTPRSNLATYTGLFDVVRKVFAATDEARSRGYGVGRFSFNVPGGRCETCQGEGYVTVELLFLPSTYAPCPDCGGARYNPETLEVTYRGRNIAQVLDLTVEAAAEFFADTPAVARSLGALLDVGLGYPRLGQPATELSGGEAQRIKLASELQRGRRGHTLYLLDEPTSGLHPADIEVLMGRLHALVDAGHTVVVVEHDMAVVAGADWVIDLGPGGGEAGGRIVATGPPAEVARTEGSTTAAYLRRALSRQG
- a CDS encoding DMT family transporter, encoding MNFLLSVAFVLCWSSGFVGARLGTQDAGAVTILMWRFLPLALVLAAAAVARGRASWRGLTARDVGRQAVIGLLSQSGYLLTVYWAIQLGVSSGTTALIDGTQPLVAGALAGPLLRQYVSGRQWLGLCLGLAGVALVTTADAGASRDVAWWTYLVPFAGMLSLVAATFLEQRSRTRVTPTVSMTVHCATSALVFTGAALATGVAEPPSASSFWIAIGWLVTLSTFGGYGLYWLVLRRSGVTRVNTLMFLMAPVTTVWGAAMFDEPFTAQTALGLAVALSAVAVVHWANPRAGEASRGGREASRGGGGAGRSAGEAGHSTGQADPPGSRIGRVSPAGKAPASDTRP